In Populus trichocarpa isolate Nisqually-1 chromosome 12, P.trichocarpa_v4.1, whole genome shotgun sequence, a genomic segment contains:
- the LOC7484401 gene encoding DNA-directed RNA polymerases II, IV and V subunit 6A isoform X1, with protein sequence MADEDYNDVDMGYEDEPPEPEIEEGVEEDADNDNNEDDKGEPIETEDKEEQEPVERPRKTSKFMTKYERARILGTRALQISMNAPVMVELEGETDPLEIAMKELRERKIPFTIRRYLPDGSYEDWGVDELIVEDSWKRQVGGD encoded by the exons ATGGCAGACGAAGATTACAATGATGTTGACATGGG ATATGAGGATGAGCCACCAGAGCCTGAGATTGAA GAAGGGGTTGAAGAAGATGCAGATAATGATAACAATGAAGATGACAAAGGGGAACCAATTGAAACTGAAGACAAAGAGGAACAGGAACCAGTGGAGCGGCCTcgtaaaacatcaaaatttatGACAAAATATGAGCGTGCGAGAATTTTGGGAACCCGTGCTCTTCAAATCAG CATGAATGCTCCCGTGATGGTTGAGTTGGAGGGTGAGACTGACCCGCTCGAG ATTGCTATGAAGGAGCTTCGTGAGCGAAAAATACCTTTCACCATCCGTCGCTACTTGCCTGATGGAAG TTATGAAGACTGGGGAGTTGATGAACTAATCGTGGAGGACTCGTGGAAGAGGCAAGTGGGAGGTGATTGA
- the LOC7484401 gene encoding DNA-directed RNA polymerases II, IV and V subunit 6A isoform X2 produces the protein MADEDYNDVDMGYEDEPPEPEIEEGVEEDADNDNNEDDKGEPIETEDKEEQEPVERPRKTSKFMTKYERARILGTRALQISMNAPVMVELEGETDPLEIAMKELRERKIPFTIRRYLPDGSLFLFFNAPCGIIQL, from the exons ATGGCAGACGAAGATTACAATGATGTTGACATGGG ATATGAGGATGAGCCACCAGAGCCTGAGATTGAA GAAGGGGTTGAAGAAGATGCAGATAATGATAACAATGAAGATGACAAAGGGGAACCAATTGAAACTGAAGACAAAGAGGAACAGGAACCAGTGGAGCGGCCTcgtaaaacatcaaaatttatGACAAAATATGAGCGTGCGAGAATTTTGGGAACCCGTGCTCTTCAAATCAG CATGAATGCTCCCGTGATGGTTGAGTTGGAGGGTGAGACTGACCCGCTCGAG ATTGCTATGAAGGAGCTTCGTGAGCGAAAAATACCTTTCACCATCCGTCGCTACTTGCCTGATGGAAG tttgttcttgttctttaatGCGCCCTGTGGAATTATCCAGTTATGA